Below is a genomic region from Paenibacillus rhizovicinus.
ACTTGGCACTGTAGGAACGGGTGTCGTTCGCATCGTGGAAGGTCATCAGCCGGACCTTCAAAGTCAAGTGGGCTCCCCGATCGTCATCGAGAAGGTGCTCGTGCAAAATAAAAGCAAAGTGCGTTCCGTCAGCATCCATCCGGATAAATTGACGGAAGACGCTTGGGATATCATTCATAACCCCGATATCGACGTTATCGTCGAAGTCATGGGCGGTATCGAGACGACGAAGAGCTATATTCTCGAAGCGCTTGCCCGCGGCAAGCATGTCGTGACGGCGAATAAGGACCTGATGGCGCTGCACGGTCCGGAAATTCTGGCGGCTGCTCAAGAGAACGGCTGCGACGTTTATTACGAAGCGAGCGTTGCGGGCGGCATCCCGATCATTCGTACGCTGGTTGAAGGCTTCTCCTCGGACCGGATTACGAAAATCATGGGTATCGTTAACGGAACGACGAACTATATATTGACGAAGATGAGCCAGGAAGGCGCAGCTTATAGCGACGTGTTGAAAGAAGCACAAGAGCTCGGCTACGCGGAATCCGATCCGACATCGGATGTCGAAGGCTTGGATGCGGCGCGCAAAATGACGATTCTCGCAACGCTCGGCTTCCGTGCGAACGTGGCCCTGGAAGACGTAGACGTCAAAGGGATCTCGTCCATCAGCCGCGAGGAGATTCTCTATGCGAAGCGCCTTGGCTATGAAGTGAAGCTGCTCGGTATCGCAGAGCGTCAAGACGACTATATCAGCGTCAGCGTGCAGCCGACGATGGTGAAAGCGACGCATCCGATCGCGTCGGTGAACGGCGTGTTCAACGCGGTTTACGTATACGGCGAAGCTGTAGGCGAGACGATGTTCTACGGCGCCGGCGCAGGCGAACTGCCGACGGCGACTTCGGTCGTCGCGGACTTGGTTGCAGTCGTGAAGAACCTCAAGCTTGGCGTCAACGGCAAGCAAGAGAAGCTGGCGTATAAAGAAAAGAAGCTCAAAACCGACGAGCAGATCGCATCGAAATACTTCATGCTGCTGCATGTCGCTGACCGCGCAGGGGTGCTTGCCCGAATCACGCAAGCATTCGCGGAGTATGAAGTCAGCTTGGAATCCGTGCTGCAGCAGCCGAATCCAAGCAATCCGGAAGCGGAAATCATCATCATTACGCATGACGCAAGCAAAGCTGCAGCGCAGCGTGTCCTGAAATCGCTCGAAGGCATGGAGGTCGTGAAAGCGGTCAAGAGCGTATACCGCGTAGAAGGATAACTTTTCTTTTCGACCATTGCCTGTAAGTAAAGCCTTGAATGCTAGCTAGTACAATACGCAACGGATGAAGAAACCATGACTGGCGATAGCGGTTATGCGTGCAGTACGTGAGGGTACGTCATCCGTCATCCGAAGGGTGCGGTAGTATGTTAAACAGCCAGGTATTGGTGAAAGTTCCGGCCAGCACGGCGAATCTCGGTCCGGGCTTCGACACGCTTGGCATGGCGTTGTCGCTATACGCGTGGATTCAGATGGAAGCCGTGGACGGCGAGACGGTCATTGAGCTTTATGGAGACGGATTGAACGGCATTCCGACGAATAAGTCGAATTTGATTTATAAGGTCGCGCAGATGGTGTTCGAGGAAGCCGGGGTTCATATTCCGGAAATCCGCATCGCGATGTACAGCGATATTCCGCTTACCCGCGGCCTGGGCAGCAGCGCATCGGCCATCGTCGGAGCGCTCGTTGCCGCAAACGCTTTGGCGGGAGGTCCGCTCAGCGAGGACAAGCTGTTCCAGATGGCATCCGCGCTGGAAGGCCATCCGGATAATGTCGGGGCGTCGCTATTCGGCGGCATCGTCGTCTCCGCATGGGACGGCATTCGCGCAGAGAAGGTGCGGATCGTGCCGCATGAGAACCTGGAGGTGCTGGTGGCGATCCCTTCGTTCCAGCTTTCCACGGAGAAGGCGCGCCATGCATTGCCGGCTAAGCTCGACATGAAAGACGCGGTTTATAATGTAGCGAGCAGCTCGCTGCTCGTCGCGGCGTTCGCAAGCGGTAATTTGGAACTGATACCATTCGCCATGCGGGATAAGCTGCACCAGCCTTACCGGGCGCCGCTCGTGCCGGGCATGTCGGAGATATTGGAGCAGGCGACAAACCACGGGGCGCTAGGCGTCGCGCTGAGCGGCGCGGGACCTACGCTGCTAACGCTCGTTGACCGCGGCAGCGACCGCAAAGCGGAGCTCGAATCCTTCCTGCTGCGAACGCTTGAACAGCATGGCATAGAAGCTCAAACGATGTGGCTTGCACCGGCGCTGAACGGTCCGGAGCTGTCGGTCGTCCACGGGGATCGATCGGAATCATTCATGGAACGAATCAAAGGAGAAGTCAAGGCATGATAAGCGCAGCGTGTTTGACGAAAGGTTCTACATCCGACGAAGCGGCCAGGTATATGCTGAACGGCTTCGGCGTCGAGATTCGATACGAGTATCACCGCATGATCGCGGACGTGTTTCTGTCTACGGCGGAAGGAAAGACGGATTATGCCATCATACCGATCGAGAATACGATCGACGGCTCCGTCAGCCTGCATACCGACTGGCTCGTCGACGAGGTGAATTTGCCGATCCAGGCGGAGTGGGTTTACCCGTCCATTCAGAATCTGATCGGCGCGTCGTCCGAGCTGACCGAAGCGAACGGCAACCTTGCTTACGACCGCATCGTGAAAGTAATGAGCCACCCGGTAGCGATGGCGCAGTGCACGCAATATTTGAAGCGCCATCTTCCCCACGCTGAACTGGAGCATGTTGGGAGCACATCGGAAGCGGTTCGCATCGTACGCGACAATCCAGGACGCGGCTGGTCGGCAATCGGCCAAGTATCCGCGGCGGCAGACAACGGTTTGGACATTCTCGAATCGGCCGTCACCGACCACGACAACAATTACACCCGGTTCCTTCTCGTGGGGCCTAAGCCATTTACGCTGAAGGAATCGGAGAAGCATAAGACGAGTATACTTATTACGCTGCCGGAGGATTACCCGGGAGCGCTTCATCAAGTGCTGTCGGCGTTCTCCTGGCGCCGGATTAACCTGTCCCGTATCGAGTCGCGTCCGACGAAGAAGAAATTGGGCAATTATTATTTCTTGATCGATATCGAGATGTCGATGGAATCCGTGCTGCTCCCGTCCGCGATTGCGGAAATCGAGGCGATCGGCTGTCAAGTGCGCGTGCTCGGCAGCTATCCGAGCTTTAAATACGAAGCGCGTTAATTTCACCTCATAACGAAGTGTTTTTAAACGATTGAAGCTTTCCTTTGGCGGTGCTGCCAGAGGGAGGTTTCAATTTTTTTTTGCGAAGAAGGGTGACACCAGCCTACCTGTTGCATAGGATGTAGGGATTGATAACGGGCGTTAGCCGCGTCTGCCTAAGACGTAAAACGTGACAGGAGGTTTTTGGCGGGTGAAAATTCATATTGTAAAAAAAGGCGATTCGCTGTACATGATTGCGCAGAAGTACAACGTGTCGTTGGAAGAGATTTTAAAGCTGAACCCATCCATTACGAATCCGGATCAGCTCGACATCGGCATGAAAATCAAAGTTCCCGCATCCCAAGGCGGCGACATGGATATCATGCATCAGCATGTCGTGCAGCAGGGCGATACGCTCTGGAAGCTGTCCAAAGCTTGGGGCGTTCCGCTCGGCGATATGATCAAAGCGAATCCGCAGCTTAAAAATCCGAACGTGCTGCTGACCGGCGAAGTCGTAAACATACCGAAACCGAGCACGCCTAGCACCATGCCTGAGATGAACGGCTCGAATGAAAATCATGGCCATCACAAATCGGGAACAGGCCATCATCCGCTTCACCCTGCTGCGGTTATGCAGGGCGTTCAAGGGCTGATGGGCAAAATTCCGACGGGTAAAAAACATACGGGTCCGAAAGCGAACACCGCGCCAGTGACAGAAACGCCTGCGCCGATGCCGATGCCATTGCCTGAACCGGTGCCTACGCCAATGCCGGTGCCGATTGAAATGCCGATCATGGAAAAGAAATACCCTGTTCATAAGCCATACGAGCAAAGCGTCGACTTGTTCAAACAGTACGGCATTCCGGCTACGGAGGTCATGTCGCTTCATGATATGCCGAGCGCGGTTTCGCCTGTTCACAGCAGCTATGGCTACAGCCAGCCGACGGCCGTATCTCCGGCAGCGACTGCGCCCGTTCATAGCGGCTATGGCTACAGCCAGCCGACGGCCGTATCTCCGGCAGCGACTGCGCCCGTTCACAGCGGTTACGGTTACAGCCAGCCGACGGCAGTGTCGCCAGCGATGACGGGCGGATACGGTATGCCGACGGCAGTGTCGCCGGCAATGACAGGCGGGTATGGTATGCCGACGGCGGTGTCGCCGG
It encodes:
- a CDS encoding LysM peptidoglycan-binding domain-containing protein, which codes for MKIHIVKKGDSLYMIAQKYNVSLEEILKLNPSITNPDQLDIGMKIKVPASQGGDMDIMHQHVVQQGDTLWKLSKAWGVPLGDMIKANPQLKNPNVLLTGEVVNIPKPSTPSTMPEMNGSNENHGHHKSGTGHHPLHPAAVMQGVQGLMGKIPTGKKHTGPKANTAPVTETPAPMPMPLPEPVPTPMPVPIEMPIMEKKYPVHKPYEQSVDLFKQYGIPATEVMSLHDMPSAVSPVHSSYGYSQPTAVSPAATAPVHSGYGYSQPTAVSPAATAPVHSGYGYSQPTAVSPAMTGGYGMPTAVSPAMTGGYGMPTAVSPAMTGGYGMPTAVSPAMTGGYGYDMPTAVSPAMTGGYGYGQPTAVSPAETSPEGNAGLPWGAPNYGWGSPMVSPISDEEMGGYGYNPSMVSPENMGPMGGYGYNPSMVSPENMGPMGGYGYNPSMVSPENMGPMGGYGYNPSMVSPENMGPMGGYGYNPSMVSPESMGPMGGYGYNPSMVSPENMGPMGGYGYNPSMVSPANMGPMGGYGFNPSMVSPANTGPQMSYGYMGNGQVSPISGQGKQPCNCGCHDKREENEGEAEEAFEELNVSKSNAGSRKPAKKAVVRQTRVALKPKRRSSLPWINR
- a CDS encoding homoserine dehydrogenase, with protein sequence MKPIKVGLLGLGTVGTGVVRIVEGHQPDLQSQVGSPIVIEKVLVQNKSKVRSVSIHPDKLTEDAWDIIHNPDIDVIVEVMGGIETTKSYILEALARGKHVVTANKDLMALHGPEILAAAQENGCDVYYEASVAGGIPIIRTLVEGFSSDRITKIMGIVNGTTNYILTKMSQEGAAYSDVLKEAQELGYAESDPTSDVEGLDAARKMTILATLGFRANVALEDVDVKGISSISREEILYAKRLGYEVKLLGIAERQDDYISVSVQPTMVKATHPIASVNGVFNAVYVYGEAVGETMFYGAGAGELPTATSVVADLVAVVKNLKLGVNGKQEKLAYKEKKLKTDEQIASKYFMLLHVADRAGVLARITQAFAEYEVSLESVLQQPNPSNPEAEIIIITHDASKAAAQRVLKSLEGMEVVKAVKSVYRVEG
- the pheA gene encoding prephenate dehydratase, which gives rise to MISAACLTKGSTSDEAARYMLNGFGVEIRYEYHRMIADVFLSTAEGKTDYAIIPIENTIDGSVSLHTDWLVDEVNLPIQAEWVYPSIQNLIGASSELTEANGNLAYDRIVKVMSHPVAMAQCTQYLKRHLPHAELEHVGSTSEAVRIVRDNPGRGWSAIGQVSAAADNGLDILESAVTDHDNNYTRFLLVGPKPFTLKESEKHKTSILITLPEDYPGALHQVLSAFSWRRINLSRIESRPTKKKLGNYYFLIDIEMSMESVLLPSAIAEIEAIGCQVRVLGSYPSFKYEAR
- the thrB gene encoding homoserine kinase encodes the protein MLNSQVLVKVPASTANLGPGFDTLGMALSLYAWIQMEAVDGETVIELYGDGLNGIPTNKSNLIYKVAQMVFEEAGVHIPEIRIAMYSDIPLTRGLGSSASAIVGALVAANALAGGPLSEDKLFQMASALEGHPDNVGASLFGGIVVSAWDGIRAEKVRIVPHENLEVLVAIPSFQLSTEKARHALPAKLDMKDAVYNVASSSLLVAAFASGNLELIPFAMRDKLHQPYRAPLVPGMSEILEQATNHGALGVALSGAGPTLLTLVDRGSDRKAELESFLLRTLEQHGIEAQTMWLAPALNGPELSVVHGDRSESFMERIKGEVKA